In Neovison vison isolate M4711 chromosome 14, ASM_NN_V1, whole genome shotgun sequence, the following proteins share a genomic window:
- the LOC122895530 gene encoding putative serine protease 29: MLWLALSTFFLGNSIAGSPAPVPEGERVGIIGGDNAPQGKWPWQVSLRVYTYHWASWVHICGGSLVHPRWVLTAAHCISRKEADPSAYRIHAGDVYLYGGRTLLNVSRVIVHPNYISPGLGADIALLQLSDSVEGTANVKPVRLSSAQLEVIPEDQCWVTGWGSIGMHEPLPPPYRLQQVAVQVVENGVCDQLYHNASEHHQLGKIIQDDMLCAGTEGRDSCYGDSGGPLVCKLKRIWYLVGVVSWGYGCGLRNIPGVYARVQTYEPWITRQIQSGP; the protein is encoded by the exons ATGCTGTGGCTGGCGCTTTCGACCTTCTTCTTGGGGAACTCCATTGCTGGCAGCCCAG CACCGGTCCCTGAGGGTGAGCGGGTGGGTATCATCGGCGGCGACAACGCCCCACAGGGGAAGTGGCCGTGGCAGGTCAGCCTGAGAGTCTACACTTACCACTGGGCCTCCTGGGTGCACATATGCGGTGGATCCCTCGTCCACCCGCGGTGGGTGCTGACTGCCGCCCACTGCATTTCCCG GAAGGAGGCCGACCCTTCTGCCTACCGCATCCACGCCGGGGACGTGTACCTGTACGGTGGCAGGACACTGCTGAACGTGAGCCGTGTCATCGTCCACCCCAACTACATCTCCCCCGGCCTGGGCGCGGACATTGCCCTGCTCCAGCTGTCGGACTCTGTGGAAGGCACTGCTAACGTCAAGCCGGTCAGGCTCTCGTCGGCCCAGCTGGAGGTCATCCCGGAGGACCAGTGCTGGGTGACCGGCTGGGGCTCCATTGGGATGCACG AGCCGCTGCCGCCGCCTTACCGCCTGCAGCAGGTGGCAGTGCAGGTGGTGGAGAACGGCGTCTGCGACCAGCTGTACCACAACGCCTCCGAGCACCACCAGCTTGGGAAGATCATCCAGGATGACATGCTGTGTGCGGGCACCGAGGGCCGCGACTCCTGCTAT GGGGACTCCGGGGGGCCCCTGGTCTGCAAGCTGAAGCGCATCTGGTACTTGGTGGGCGTGGTCAGCTGGGGCTACGGCTGTGGCCTGCGCAACATCCCCGGGGTCTACGCTCGCGTCCAGACCTACGAGCCGTGGATCACGCGGCAGATCCAGAGCGGCCCCTGA
- the LOC122896090 gene encoding mast cell tryptase-like, with protein MGGQEGGAGVVPGQRDTIPESGATTAPGEPGVPGGPWPTSVLMRLLLVFLMLPFLGERGSGFSPEARIVGGTAAVPRQWPWQVSLRDRGQHVCGGSLISHQWVLTAAHCVSSSASLQDLRVQLGEAALYSRPRGSISVAVVRTIQHPSFTGDALQGSDVALVKLARPVPFSSTIRPIALAPPGSDFPAGSLCWVTGWGDIQQDVALSEPLRLQEVDVRVVGLDSCRRLYYPEPITKNMLCAGDVQGQKGFCEGDSGGPLVCQLRGRRWVQAAVVSFSRGCAEPGLPGVYARVSSYWAWIQRHLLPSGHFRRNFRRG; from the exons ATGGGAGGCCAAGAGGGAGGGGCTGGTGTCGTTCCAGGCCAGCGGGACACCATACCAGAGTCAGGAGCCACCACGGCTCCCGGAGAACCTGGAGTCCCTGGCGGGCCGTGGCCGACGTCGGTCCTG atGCGGCTCCTCCTCGTGTTCCTCATGCTCCCGTTCCTGGGAGAAAGGG GGAGCGGCTTCAGCCCGGAGGCCCGCATTGTCGGGGGTACAGCGGCTGTGCCccggcagtggccctggcaggtcAGCCTGCGTGACCGGGGCCAGCACGTCTGCGGGGGCAGTCTCATCAGCCACCAGTGGGTGCTGACCGCCGCCCACTGTGTCTCCAG CTCCGCGAGTCTACAGGACCTGAGGGTCCAACTGGGAGAGGCTGCGCTGTACTCCCGTCCCCGGGGCTCCATCTCCGTGGCTGTCGTCCGCACCATCCAGCACCCCTCCTTTACTGGGGACGCCCTCCAGGGCAGTGACGTGGCTCTCGTGAAGCTGGCACGCCCCGTGCCCTTCTCCAGCACTATCAGACCCATCGCCCTGGCTCCACCAGGCTCTGACTTCCCTGCAGGCTCCCTCTGCTGGGTGACCGGCTGGGGGGACATCCAGCAGGACG TGGCCCTGTCTGAGCCCCTCAGGCTGCAGGAGGTGGACGTGCGCGTGGTTGGCCTAGACAGCTGTCGTAGGCTCTactacccagagcccatcaccaAGAACATGCTCTGCGCTGGTGACGTCCAGGGCCAAAAGGGATTCTGCGAG GGCGACTCCGGGGGCCCCCTGGTCTGTCAGCTGCGGGGCAGGCGCTGGGTGCAGGCAGCGGTGGTGAGCTTCAGCAGGGGATGCGCTGAGCCCGGACTCCCGGGGGTGTATGCCCGGGTCTCTTCCTACTGGGCCTGGATCCAGCGCCACCTGCTCCCGTCCGGGCACTTTCGCAGGAACTTCCGCAGGGGCTGA